The proteins below are encoded in one region of Thunnus maccoyii chromosome 24, fThuMac1.1, whole genome shotgun sequence:
- the LOC121892434 gene encoding uncharacterized protein LOC121892434, producing the protein MESVSEQVRGGGGEEEEEQAGAEEAMLWSIQEALERQTLQIGVSACGATAVVDVLKALGVDVAPEEADRCVQTRLRRNESPLPDYLLSRSEAGATHAQLIAGAEEASEGKVIGRFFHLHPRRQVKLVPWLARWIQKGAVPIATMNMQLVVPEGEEVPDAWHHQLIFGVAPTAVFMTNPLDLVSEGEVHQRLCSESVLLIRREDVLQRLTPDCCLSDLSDCQSDPRWKAMDVEGQVRQMALEEEQGQVKLTHITIPAAYSSGITLFARRHSELGQELLDAPELPVL; encoded by the exons ATGGAGTCAGTGAGTGAGCAGGTCcgtggaggtggaggtgaggaggaggaggagcaggcagGAGCAGAGGAAGCCATGCTGTGGTCCATCCAGGAGGCTCTGGAGAGGCAGACCCTGCAGATAGGAGTATCAGCCTGCGGGGCCACGGCGGTGGTGGATGTGTTGAAGGCCCTCGGCGTGGACGTGGCCCCAGAGGAGGCTGACCGCTGCGTCCAAACCCGCCTGAGGAGGAACGAGTCCCCGCTGCCTGACTACCTGCTGTCCCGGAGCGAAGCTG gtGCGACTCACGCTCAGCTCATCGCGGGAGCGGAGGAAGCCAGTGAAGGGAAGGTTATAGGTCGCTTCTTCCACCTTCACCCTCGCCGGCAGGTCAAACTAGTCCCCTGGCTGGCACGCTGGATCCAGAAAGGCGCCGTTCCCATAGCGACTATGAACATGCAGCTGGTTGTACCCGAGGGAGAGGAGGTGCCCGACGCCTGGCACCATCAGCTCATATTTGGAGTTGCACCCACTGCTGTTTTCATGACCAATCCTTTAGATTTAG TAAGCGAGGGAGAAGTCCACCAGCGACTCTGCAGCGAATCTGTGCTGCTGATTCGCCGAGAAGACGTGCTGCAGCGACTGACGCCAGATTGCTGCCTGTCCGACCTCTCAGATTGCCAGTCTGACCCGCGGTGGAAAGCAATGGATGTCGAAG GTCAAGTGAGACAGATGGCCCTGGAAGAGGAGCAGGGACAAGTGAAGTTAACCCACATTACAATCCCTGCAGCGTACAGCTCAGGCATCACGCTCTTCGCCCGACGACATTCAGAGTTAGGACAAGAACTCCTCGACGCTCCTGAACTTCCTGTGTTGTGA